The following are from one region of the Arachis duranensis cultivar V14167 chromosome 10, aradu.V14167.gnm2.J7QH, whole genome shotgun sequence genome:
- the LOC107469689 gene encoding uncharacterized protein LOC107469689, producing MEGESLYEAWERYKALMRRCPPDMFSDWVKLQNFYEGLNLEARKGLDYSSGGSLNMMKTAEEAQDLIEIVANNQYYYSSERQHNPAPKKGVMELEASVNTTNQSSLEWGQGEGTTVEQPQEQVQYMQNTSNSHDEFHGDTYNPSWKNHPNLKWGENHWQKNSNHNQNRHTSNQNHHANNTNQYRISQNTYQPPHHNSQNHQNNFSAPSPNSENYHTNPPNNFQQQSTPIISPIDHHETRIANLEATLQALAQTTQALAKGQKEHEATMKSIERQVGQLAKQAERPTNVLPSDTIPNPRDTEKAIKWEECKAITLRSGKKVETEAITQEEHIKEGLKEEVKEQKQEQETYTQSDKLAKKEIVKAYQPMLPYPQTFKEENKEKQYSKFLEIFKTLHINIPFIEALKQMPLYAKFMKELLTKKRSLKEGQTVVMTRECSAII from the exons atGGAGGGGGAATCAttgtatgaagcatgggaaagatataaggcactaaTGAGAAGATGTCCACCTGACATGTTTAGTGATTGGGTCAAactccaaaacttctatgaaggcttaaaCTTAGAAGCAAGGAAGGGACTAGACTACTCATCAGGAGGATCActaaacatgatgaaaactgctGAGGAGGCTCAAGACCTCATTGAGATTGTGGCAAATAATCAGTATTATTACTCATCAGAGAGGCAACATAATCCGGCCCCAAAGAAAGGCGTaatggagcttgaag CATCAGTGAACACAACAAATCAATCATCACTTGAATGGGGCCAAGGTGAAGGGACCACTGTTGAACAGCCACAAGAACAAGTTCAGTACATGCAGAATACTTCAAATTCTCATGATGAATTTCATGGAGATACATATAACCCATCTTGGAAAAATCATCCCAATCTTAAGTGGGGTGAAAATCATTGGCAAAAGAATAGCAACCACAATCAAAACCGTCACACAAGCAACCAAAATCACCATGCCAACAACACTAACCAATATAGAATATCACAAAACACATATCAACCACCCCATCATAACTCACAAAATCACCAAAATAACTTCTCTGCACCATCACCCAACTCAGAAAATTACCACACTAATCCAcccaacaacttccaacaacAATCAACCCCCATCATATCCCCAATTGACCATCATGAGACCAGAATCGCAAATCTTGAAGCAACCTTGCAAGCACTTGCTCAAACCACTCAAGCCTTAGCTAAGGGACAAAAGGAACATGAGGCCACCATGAAGAGTATTGAGCGACAAGTGGGACAATTAGCCAAACAAGCTGAACGGCCAACCAATGTTCTTCCAAGTGATACGATACCCAACCCAAGAGACACAGAAAAAGCCATAAAATGGGAGGAGTGTAAAGCAATCACCCTGAGAAGTGGGAAGAAAGTGGAGACAGAAGCCATTACTCAGGAAGAGCACATCAAAGAAGGCTTAAAAGAAGAGGTGAAGGAACAAAAGCAGGAGCAAGAAACCTATACACAAAGTGATAAATTAGCTAAGAAGGAGATAGTGAAAGCATACCAACCAATGCTCCCATACCCTCAAACGTttaaagaagagaacaaagagaAGCAATATTCCAAATTCTTGGAAATATTCAAGACACTACACATCAACATCCCCTTCATTGAAGCACTTAAACAGATGCCCCtatatgctaagttcatgaaggaaTTGTTGACAAAGAAAAGATCCTTGAAAGAGGGACAAACGGTTGTGATGACCAGGGAGTGTAGTGCCATCATCTAG